The Benincasa hispida cultivar B227 chromosome 11, ASM972705v1, whole genome shotgun sequence genome has a segment encoding these proteins:
- the LOC120089875 gene encoding annexin D2-like: protein MATIKVPDHLPSPAEDCEQLRKAFQGWGTNEDLIISILAHRNAAQRSLIRKTYAETYGEDLLKELDKELSSDFERIVLLWTLEPADRDALMVNEATKRLTSNNSVIVEVACTRTSIELFKVRQAYQARFKRSLEEDVAYHTSGDIRKLLVPLITTLRYEGDEMNKILAKSEAKILHEKISDKEYNHDELIRILTTRSKAQLLATLNHYNNEYGNPINKDLKADPNDEYLKLLRTTIKSLTFPERHFAKILRLAINKLGTDEWALTRVVASRAEIDMERIKEEYYRRNSVPLDRAIAKDTSGDYERMLLELIGHGDA, encoded by the exons ATGGCGACCATCAAAGTTCCGGACCATCTTCCTTCTCCTGCCGAAGACTGTGAACAGCTTCGTAAAGCTTTCCAAG GATGGGGAACGAACGAGGACTTGATCATATCCATTTTGGCCCATAGAAATGCAGCTCAAAGAAGTTTAATACGGAAAACCTATGCTGAGACATATGGTGAAGATCTTCTTAAAGAACTAGACAAGGAACTTTCGAGTGATTTTGAG AGGATTGTACTTCTGTGGACATTGGAACCTGCAGATCGTGATGCACTTATGGTTAATGAAGCAACAAAGAGATTAACCTCAAACAATTCGGTTATTGTGGAAGTTGCTTGCACTCGAACATCAATCGAATTATTCAAGGTGAGGCAGGCCTATCAAGCCCGTTTCAAGAGATCTCTTGAAGAAGATGTTGCATATCATACTTCTGGAGATATCCGCAAG CTTTTGGTCCCTCTGATTACCACGCTCCGATACGAGGGAGATGAGATGAACAAAATCTTAGCAAAATCAGAGGCTAAAATACTCCATGAGAAGATATCAGACAAGGAATACAATCATGACGAACTAATTAGAATTCTGACGACAAGAAGCAAAGCTCAATTACTTGCAACGCTTAATCACTACAATAACGAGTATGGCAATCCCATCAACAAG GATTTGAAGGCTGATCCAAACGATGAGTACCTGAAGTTACTGAGAACAACCATCAAGTCTTTGACCTTCCCAGAAAGACACTTTGCAAAAATTCTTCGTTTGGCAATCAACAAGTTGGGAACAGATGAGTGGGCACTTACCAGGGTCGTTGCTTCTCGAGCTGAAATCGACATGGAGCGCATCAAAGAGGAATATTATCGTAGGAACAGCGTTCCTCTGGATCGTGCCATTGCTAAAGACACTTCTGGAGACTACGAGAGAATGCTTCTTGAGTTGATTGGGCATGGTGATGCCTGA